From the genome of Camelus dromedarius isolate mCamDro1 chromosome 19, mCamDro1.pat, whole genome shotgun sequence, one region includes:
- the MRPL14 gene encoding large ribosomal subunit protein uL14m isoform X2: MAFFTGLSGPFAHLSRALSQRCFSTTGSLGAIQKMTRVRVVDNSALGNTPYHRPPRCIHVYNKNGVGKVGDRILLAIKGQKKKALIVGHRMPGPQMTPRFDSNNVVLIEDNGNPVGTRIKIPIPTSLRQREGEFSKVLAIAQNFV, translated from the exons ATGGCTTTCTTTACTGGGCTCTCAGGCCCCTTCGCCCACTTGAGCAGAGCACTCAGCCAGCGCTGTTTCAG CACCACTGGGAGCCTCGGTGCAATTCAGAAGATGACGCGGGTGCGTGTGGTGGACAACAGCGCCCTGGGGAACACCCCATACCATCGCCCGCCTCGCTGCATCCACGTCTATAACAAGAACGGGGTGGGCAAGGTGGGTGACCGGATCCTGCTGGCCATCAAGGGGCAGAAGAAAAAGGCGCTCATTGTGGGGCATCGCATGCCCGGCCCCCAGATGACCCCCAGGTTTGATTCCAACAACGTGGTGCTCATTGAGGACAATGGGAACCCTGTGGGGACCCGAATCAAGATACCCATCCCAACCAGCCTGCGCCAGAGGGAAGGCGAGTTTTCCAAGGTGCTGGCCATTGCTCAGAACTTCGTGTGA